The sequence below is a genomic window from Nitrospirota bacterium.
TTTCAGACCGCCTGGTCCACCTGCGCCGTGTCGGTCTGCCACGCGGCGGGCCTGGGCAAGGTGCGCCGCATCGAGCGCTCCCGCCGCTACCTGCTTCACGGCCAGGGGGGCGCGGCGGATGCCGGGACGGCGGAGCGCTTTGCCGCCGCGGCGCACGACCGCATGACCGAGTGCCCGTACCCGGAGCCCCTGGTGAGCTTCCATACGGGAGTGCAGCCCGAGCCGGTGACGGTGGTGCACCTCATCGAGGAGGGAAAGCAAGCCCTGGAGGACCTCAACCGCAGGATGGGGCTGGGCCTGGACGCGTGGGACCTGGAGTACTACTACAATCTCTTCGCCAGGGAGATGAGACGAAACCCCACCAACGTGGAGTGCTTCGACCTCGGGCAGTCAAACAGCGAGCACTCCCGCCACTGGTTCTTCAAGGGACGGCTTGTCATAGACGGCTCGGAGATGCCCCAGAGCCTGTTCGAGATCATCAGGGCCCCCTACGAGAGAAACCCCGGCCGGAGTGTCATCGCCTTCAAGGACAACGCCAGTGCCATCCGGGGCGGCACCGTCAGGACAATCCTGCCCGAGCGGCCCGGGGAGCCCTCGCCCTTCAGGGAGCGGGCGCTGGACTGCCATATCACCTTCACCGCCGAGACCCACAACTTCCCCAGCGGCGTGGCCCCCTTCCCGGGGGCGGAGACCGGCACCGGCGGGCGCATCAGGGATACCCAGGCGGTGGGCAGGGGCGGGCACGTCATCGCGGGGACCGCGGCCTACGCGGTGGGCAACCTCCGCATCCCGGGCTACGAGCTTCACTGGGAGGACCCCTCCTTCCTGTACCCGGGCAACCTGGCCTCTCCCCTGGACATCGAGATAGAGGCCAGCAACGGCGCTTCGGACTACGGCAACAAGTTCGGCGAGCCGGTCATCCAGGGCTACACCCGCTCCTTCGGGCTCCGGCTTCCCGGCGGTGAGCGCCGGGAGTGGGTGAAGCCCATCATGTTCACCGGCGGGGTGGGACAGGTGGACGCCGGGCATGCGGGGAAACGGCCCCCGGAGCGGGGGATGCTCGTCACCAAGGTGGGAGGGCCCGCCTATCGCATCGGCATGGGCGGCGGGGCCGCCTCGAGCATGGTGCAGGGGGAGAACGTCGAGGAGCTGGACTTCAACGCCGTGCAGCGCGGCGACGCCGAGATGGAGCAGAAGATGAACCGGGTCCTCCGCGCGTGCATCGAGCGGGGAGAGCATAACCCCATCGTCAGCATCCACGACCAGGGTGCCGGGGGCAACTGTAACGTCCTCAAAGAGCTGGTGGAGCCCGCGGGGGCCAGGGTCGACGTCCGGAAAATACTTTCCGGCGACCCCACGCTCTCGGTGCTGGAGCTCTGGGGGGCCGAGTACCAGGAGAACGACGCCCTTCTGCTTCGGCCGGAGCACGCCGCCCTCTTTGCCGCCCTGTGCCGCAGGGAGAAGGTGCCGTTTTCCTTTGTGGGGGAGGTGACCGGGGACGGGCGCATCGTGGTGGAGGACACGAAGCAGGGCACGGTGGCCGTGGACCTGGAGCTCAGGAAGGTCCTGGGCGAGATGCCCCGGAAGACCTTCGTCATCGAGAGGCAGGCGCCGGTGCTCGCCTCCCTTGCCCTTCCCCCGGAGGCCACCCCCCGGGAGGCCCTCGCCCGGGTGCTCAGGCTCCTTTCGGTGGGCTCCAAGCGCTTTCTCACCAACAAGGTGGACCGCTCGGTTACCGGCCTCATCGCCCAGCAGCAGTGCGTGGGGCCCCTGGGCCTTACGCTGGCCGATGTGGCCGTGGTGGCCCAGAGCCACTTCGGCCTGACGGGGGCCGCCATCTCCATAGGGGAGCAGCCGATAAAGGGGTTGATAGCCCCGGGGCCCATGGCCCGGCTCTCGGTGGCCGAGGCCCTGACCAATATCCTCTGGGCGGAGGTGACCGCCCTGGAGGACATCCGCTGCTCGGCCAACTGGATGTGGGCGGCCAAGCTCCCCGGCGAAGGGGCGCTCATCCACGACGCCGCGGCGGCCATGAGCGAGCTGATGACGGAGCTGGGCATAAGCGTGGACGGCGGTAAGGACAGCCTCTCCATGGCCGCCCTGGTAAGGGAGGGCGCCGAGACGGTGAAGGCCCCGGGGGCGCTGGTCGTCTCGGCCTATGCACCCGTCACCGACGTTACAAAGACCGTGACCCCCGACCTCAAGGGCGGCCCCGGGGGAGGCGAGAGCAGCCTCCTTTACGTGGACCTGGGCGGCGGCAGGTACCGCCTGGGCGGCTCCGCGCTGGCGCAGGTCTACGGGCAGGTGGGGGAAGAGTCCCCGGACGTGGAGGACGCCCGGCTCCTCCGGGGGGCCTTCCGGGCCGTCCAGGCCCTCATCCGGGATGGGCGCATCCGGGCGGGCCACGACCGGAGCGACGGGGGCCTGGCGACGGCCCTCCTTGAGATGGCCTTCGCCGGAAACAGGGGGTTTGCCGTGGACATCAAGGCGGAGGCCCCTCTCCTGGAGGTCCTCTTTGCCGAGGAGGCCGGGCTTCTCGTGGAATGCGACCCCGGCGATGAGCACCGGGTCCTGGCCGCCTTCGGGCAGCAGGGCGTGCCCTGTGCCCTTATCGGCCGCACCCGGGCCAAAAAGACCGTCTCCATCTCGGTAAACGGCAAGGAGGTCCTCTCCGGGGACATGCTCCCCCTGCGCGCCCTCTGGGAGGAGACCAGCTACCAGCTGGAGCGCCTCCAGGCCAACCCCCGGTGCGCCGAGGAGGAGAAGGAGTCCATCTACGACCGCTCCGCGCCGGCCTTTGCCCTGACCTTCGAGCCCCGCCCCACCGGCGAGGGGCAAGAAGAGGCTGGCCTAAAAGCGACTGGTCGCCGCCCGCGGGTGGCGGTCGTGCGCGAGGAGGGCAGCAACGGCGACCGCGTAAGCCTGAACGCCTTCCGGGGGG
It includes:
- the purL gene encoding phosphoribosylformylglycinamidine synthase, encoding MALVHLYRRPALTEAGKNALFMKFPELTDIESEFCHNVEVSEPLDARELGVLRWLLGEIFEPENFSDKSFLAGAGVIEVGPRLNFQTAWSTCAVSVCHAAGLGKVRRIERSRRYLLHGQGGAADAGTAERFAAAAHDRMTECPYPEPLVSFHTGVQPEPVTVVHLIEEGKQALEDLNRRMGLGLDAWDLEYYYNLFAREMRRNPTNVECFDLGQSNSEHSRHWFFKGRLVIDGSEMPQSLFEIIRAPYERNPGRSVIAFKDNASAIRGGTVRTILPERPGEPSPFRERALDCHITFTAETHNFPSGVAPFPGAETGTGGRIRDTQAVGRGGHVIAGTAAYAVGNLRIPGYELHWEDPSFLYPGNLASPLDIEIEASNGASDYGNKFGEPVIQGYTRSFGLRLPGGERREWVKPIMFTGGVGQVDAGHAGKRPPERGMLVTKVGGPAYRIGMGGGAASSMVQGENVEELDFNAVQRGDAEMEQKMNRVLRACIERGEHNPIVSIHDQGAGGNCNVLKELVEPAGARVDVRKILSGDPTLSVLELWGAEYQENDALLLRPEHAALFAALCRREKVPFSFVGEVTGDGRIVVEDTKQGTVAVDLELRKVLGEMPRKTFVIERQAPVLASLALPPEATPREALARVLRLLSVGSKRFLTNKVDRSVTGLIAQQQCVGPLGLTLADVAVVAQSHFGLTGAAISIGEQPIKGLIAPGPMARLSVAEALTNILWAEVTALEDIRCSANWMWAAKLPGEGALIHDAAAAMSELMTELGISVDGGKDSLSMAALVREGAETVKAPGALVVSAYAPVTDVTKTVTPDLKGGPGGGESSLLYVDLGGGRYRLGGSALAQVYGQVGEESPDVEDARLLRGAFRAVQALIRDGRIRAGHDRSDGGLATALLEMAFAGNRGFAVDIKAEAPLLEVLFAEEAGLLVECDPGDEHRVLAAFGQQGVPCALIGRTRAKKTVSISVNGKEVLSGDMLPLRALWEETSYQLERLQANPRCAEEEKESIYDRSAPAFALTFEPRPTGEGQEEAGLKATGRRPRVAVVREEGSNGDRVSLNAFRGVAFVGGFSYADVLDSAKGWAGAIRFNDRLREEFDAFYRREDTFSLGVCNGCQLMALLGWVPWSGLEGTEQPRFVRNRSGRFESRFSTVQILESPSIMLRGMEGSVLGIWVAHGEGRALFPHGKVYEKVLRDGLAPVRFADDRGRATERYPFNPNGSPEGIAALCSPDGRHLAMMPHPERSFLLWQWPWVPPEWQGSLTASPWLRLFQNARHWCGDQSPF